Below is a genomic region from Syngnathus typhle isolate RoL2023-S1 ecotype Sweden linkage group LG3, RoL_Styp_1.0, whole genome shotgun sequence.
AAAGTGAATGTAAAATGTTACTTTTCTCTCGACACTGCTAACAAACCTGACTGGCTGGCTAGCAGTCCAGGGTGGATAGTTCTAATTTGTCTATTTGTCCTTATCAACTCCCCCAGAATGAGCTCTGTTCACAAATTCTCGGGTTCTGTCATTCCAGGCAGCAGATTTGTGCCTTGAGCTTCCAAACTTCTCCCCCACCATCATTGGAGTGCTGTGGGACAACTGGCACGCAGACAGAGTGGTGTTTGTAGCGTTTGACGATGACAAAGTCTACACCTACGCTGCCCATAAAACCACCATATATGGTAGGGAAACACCAAACAAGTTTCAAAGTTGTCCTTTTTAATGTTGTTAACATTGGTTATGTAGTGGTGATTGCCATTTTCAGTCATCCAGGTGGAAAGGGCTGTTCTGTATTTTCAAATTTCCTCCTTGGTTATCTAGGCCCGCGAGTGGTGTTAGTGGGGAGCACTCCACTTCTTTCCTCCCAGAAGCCTTTGCTGCTCTACAACGGGGTCCTTTCGTGCCAGACGGCGAGTGGCAAGATCAATGAAGTGGCTCTGAGCACACACTCCTTCCTTGAACACTCAACAAACACGCCGTCTGGGTCACAGCCAGAACTTGGCAAGCAGCTCACACAGGCCCTCCAGCTTAAGAGGTTAGTACTGCTAATTTTGATTTTAGGAGTCTTGGTTTTGTTAGATTGTATTCATTTAGGAAACATTTGGAGCCCTAAAATGTGACAAGTTTCCATAATGTTCTTCCAAAGGGAGATTTGAATCTCAAAACTCAGCTAACCGGTTTTGTATTTTCCATATTTTGTGTCGTTAAATcattcaaatttgattttgaaCCCTAAATGGTAAATGGTTAGAATTTAAATCACTGTAAAGGGCCACAATTAGTTTTGTTTATTATCTTTTTATCTGTATCTTAATGCAAAGCAGCAAAACACTGCAATTTGCTGCTTTTCTATTTCTTCATTGAGCATTTGTATGGGACTGATCTGAATTGTTTCTTATGAGTTAAAAAGGTTCTGTGGTTATCTTGTATGTATTTGTTAGTTCGTTTAAGCCTCGTGCATTTATGAAGGGCAAAGAATTCTGATTCAAACGGACGTGTCCCTCGACAGGTTTTATGAAGCCTGGGATCTGTGCTTGACTGACAGCAGCGAGGCCGACAAAGCAGAGATCGGCAAAGCCTGTCTGGTCCACATGGAGGTCGAGCTGGCCGTCCACTTCTACCGCATGAGTGGCAATGTGGGCATGGTGATGTCACTACAGGCCATCCAGGTACAACTATGGGTGGTGGAGTTTTGAACATTGCTTGACAAATAGCTCGAGATTTCCCAACAAATTGGACATTTATGAATTTATCAAGAAaccaacatgtttttttttttattcataggGAATCGAGGATAATAACTTGCTTGCGGGCCATTTGGCCATGTTCCTGGAGGACTTCTGTCTTGCTCAGGACCTGTATCTGGCTTCAAGCTGCCCCATAGCTGCCCTGGAGGTCAGATTCATAGACATAAACTAACCAGTTGTTGTACGTTAAATTGTCTCTATTGTTTAGATGAGGAGAGACCTGCTACACTGGGACAGTGCTCTGAAGTTAGCTAAGGGGTTAGCAGAAGACCAGATTCCATTTCTCTCCAAAGAATATGCCGTTCATCTGGAGTTTatgtacatatacacacacaatctTAATCCTCCTGTCATCTACAATGTCAGAGGTGATGCATCATCTggttctctctgtgtgtcttccTTTCTGCTCTAGTGGAGACTACATGAATGCTCTGGCACACTATGAGAAAGGCATGACTCATAATAATAGAGTAAGGACAAAATAAGGACAGAAGTGCTACTTCAGTTTTTGCCAAAACTTGGTCAATGTTGTGTAGTTTCTGGTCTTTGCTCTACTGGTTTGTCACTCTGCTTTCCCTCGGGTTACAGTTCCAGGAGCATGATGAGGTGTGCCAGGCAGGTGTAGCAAGGATGTCCATTCGAATGGGTGACATAAGGAGAGGAGTGACCCAGGCTAGTCAACACCCAAGTAGAGTTCTTAAGAAAGAATGTGCAGCCATACTGGAAAACATGAAGGCAAGAGTTGTCTTTCTAGTTTCTGTCATGTATGGAAGCAGTTGTTTTTGTAGGTCTattaaatgtttgattttgttacaCAGCAATTCTCTGAAGCTGCTCAGCTCTATGAAAAAGGACAGTGCTACGACAAGGCAGCATCGGTTTACATTCGCTGCAAAAACTGGTAAGACAAGGCCTGAAAACATTCTGACCTTGAAGGTGGTCTCAGGTTCTCCACAATGAAATGATTCCTCTTTTAGGGCAAAGGTGGGGGAGTTGCTGCCGAATGTCACCTCTTCCAAAATCCACTTGAAGTATGCTAAAAACAAGGAGGCGGATGGCAAGTAAGTTCTTCTCGATGTCTCCATTGTGATCAggacttgggggaaaaaaaagccaatgtCATTATTTCTGTGTTCGTCAGTTATAAAGAGGCAGCACAAGCCTATGGTAGTGCTAAGGACTGGGACAATGTGACTCGCGTGCTGCTGGATCACCTGAAAAACCCAGAAGGTGCTGTTCGCATTGTCAGGGAAACGCAGAGCATTGAAGGAGCCAAGATGGTGGCCAGGTGGGACAAAATTGTGTACTGTAAATGTTTATACTTAAGTGCACCTGTGGGTTCAATACAAGAGTTGTCAAAATGTCTACCtcgataaaaaaaatgttttaacaataaaaataaagttttaaCAATATGTTCATTATTGTGGTTGTAGTAGGTGTAGAACGaagagggattggatttttagaaataattgtaattttcaaaaatgtgtaTCTTACAAAAAATTTTCATTGATTCAGTCTGCTGATTTGTGTCAGCTCTTGATGGGTTTGTGTCTTTGCAGATTCTTCTTGTCGTTGAATGATTATGGCTCGGCCATCCACTTCCTGGTGCTGTCTCAGTGCAATGACGAAGCCTTCCAGCTTGCACAGCAGCACAGACAGATGGAGGTCTACGCCGACATTATCGGTCTGTGACCATCCACTCTCGCAAGTTCAAATTCTGGGATCAAGTTCATTGTTTTGCCCCATTTGTGGCCTAATGCAAACTGAAACATGAATTAAACTGCTGCTGCGTGTGTTCAACAGGCTCTGACGCAACACTGGAGGATTATCAGAGCATTGCTCTGTACTTTGAGGCAGAAAAGAACCACCTGCAAGCTGGCAAATTCTTTCAAAAGTGTGGCCAATACAGCAGAGTAGGAGCTCTCTTTCGTCTCTATCACTCCCACCGCCGTCTTTGCTCTTACGCACTTACATTCTGGAAAGCCTGGAATTGTTTACTCACGATGCACTGACTCATTGTGAAATCTGGGCCTGCTTAGTTGAATACTGCTGATGATGTCGTTttggatgaatgaatggcaacagATGGGTGCATGGTTAAATGTACattctgccctctagtggaatAATCTTTAATTGTTCACTTGCGTAGATGAACAAAGACTACACGTATTTGTAGTGATGGGGAAATGAAGCTTCACATTTCTTTCATGGATTAGACGTATTTTATCCTCCTCTAGAGGGCACTGTTGGTTTAAAAAATGGAAAGTCTGTAcaaacagtgccatctagaggagtcatTAGTATATACAAAAACTGGTTCACGAAGCATATTTCAAGCTTCATTTAAATTTTTTGTGATAAATAATGATTGGAAATGATTTCGGACCAATTAAGTACATTTGGATTATTTCCCACGGAAATCACTGGCCTCTCTTGTTTTCTTCTTCAGGCGTTGAAGCACTTTCTGAAGTGTCCTAATACGGAAGACAGCCTGGCTCTGGACATGGCTATTGAGACGGTGAGAGATCAACGTATCCGGTGCGAAATCACTGTTATCAAAACAATGAAAATGCATGTGCtctatgtgtgtgtttaaaaacaGGTGGGCCACGCCAAAGACACTTCACTGACTAATTTACTAATAGAATACCTCATGGGGGAAAGTGATGGCATCCCAAAGGTGATTTTTATACTGTGGTTTTTATCGTGACAGTGGCAACCCAAACTGTTTACGTTACGGTATTGCAATTACACAGCAACTAAAGTGCAATTTCAAAATGGTTTTTTTTAGGATGCCAAGTACCTGTTCCGACTCTACATGGCATTGCAGCAGTACAGGGAGGCTGCTCGCACTGCGATCATCATCGCTAGGGAAGAACAGAACGCAGGCATGATCCCCCTCTTCACCAAAAGCTGTTTACCTTCTATTGTGTGATAATACAAGTGACACAACAACTATGCTGCTGTTTTTCTCGTGTGTCTCTACCAGGTAACTACCGTAGCTCCCACAACGTGCTGTTCAGCATGTACACGCAACTGCAAGCTCATAAGATAAAGATTCCTGCGGAAATGGCCACTAACCTGATGATCCTGCATTCCTACCTGCTGGGAAAAGTGAGTGCACGCATTTGCAAAATTGacagtcaaataaataaatgaagattTGAGAAGAGggcaaatattatttttttatacaccGTAATGCCCATCATTTCAAATTGAGTGCTTTACCGTTACTGTGCAATGATAATTATGATTGTAATAATTAGACTTGAAAAAATATTTCGATATGTGCTTGTGTACAGATCCACATCAAGAGAAGAGACCACCTTAAAGGGGCACGTATGCTTATTCGTGTCAGCAAAAATATTAGCAAGTTTCCAGCACGTGAGTCATTGCACACAATGTACTGTAGTTATTCATCCCTTTTTAACATCTTAACTTGTTTAGAGTCATTGAGCCCCAAAACGTCTGACATATTAACTACATGTTCCACCGTAACACCATGgagatttcccttttttttttttcttcccacaaGGTCTCTCTTGTTTGTTGTGTTGCTGCAGATGTTGTGCCCATTCTGACATCGGCGGTCATTGAATGTCACCGAGCCGGGTTGAAGAACTCCGCTTTTGGCTTTGCCGCCATGCTCATGCGCCCCGAGTACCGAAACGAGATACACCAGAACTACAGGAAGAAGATCGAGGCTATGGTTCGGTGAGCGGCCAACATGTCCAGCTCGTCAACTAATTTCACATAGCGCATAGTATGATATACACTGTTTTAGAAATCAAATGTATCCCTTGAACATGAATGTTTGCTCACCCTTGCTCTAACTCCATGAGAATTCCCAAGATTGTATTTTTGTTCTATTATTTACTTTTCTCTTCATACATGATTGTAATTTCATCAGGCGTCCAGATACGTCAGAGTTGGAAGAGGAAACAACCCCGTGTCCTTACTGTGGCTTCCAGCTTCCGCAGAACGAACTGCTCTGCATCTCATGCAAGAACAACCTGCCCTATTGCATCGCCACAGTGAGTGTGCTCCATCACTCGTTGGGCTGACCTGACATTTGACAATTTCCTCCCAGAAGTTCGCGTCTTGTGTCTTTTGTCTCACTTTATCATCACAATTATAGGGTCATCATATGCTGAAAGAAGACTGGTCGGTGTGTCCTCATTGTGAATTTCCTGCACTCTACTCGCAGTTCATCCTGTAAGTGGCATGACACGCGCTCTGTTGATTTGACACAGCCACATTTTGGCGAGTCAAAAATAATCCATTATTTTTTTACGAGTCCAGGTTTTACAATATCAATTCGAatgaatttgttttaaaaagatgactCTTCTGTCCTTGATGAATCATTTCAGGCTACTGGAGACTGAGACCGTGTGTCCTATGTGCTCAGAGCCTCTGAGTGCCCAGCAAGTGAAGAAGATCCAGGATTGTTCCAAACACTTGCAGACTAATCAAGTGGATCAGTGAAGGTGACAGCCCTCTTCCACTCAGCCTGTTGAGATTTAATAGAATTTCCTCTTTTCACTTCGGTCAGGGGTGGGCAGTCATGGTCAGATAAtaagcaaggtctgcagaagctggataacaatcctgatcatttgactCAGGtctgttgcagcagggagacctatAAAACCTGCAGGACACCAGCCCTTGAGGAccagaattgcccacccctgacttAGATGGTCAGTACAGTGTACGAAGGACTGTTATGACTTAAAGGGCCTTTAATTTGTTTTAAGTGTACTCTTCAATTGATTGAGATTCATTTTAAACTGTGTAAAATAAACCAACCCCAGCTGCCAAAAAATATGCTTAGAGGCTCACTAATAGACATGGGAGACATTATGTACATATTGGTAGGTAATGGTGGTTGACTTGTATAGCACACCTTGTTTAccaaatttgatttgttttcaatGGGAACAATCTGGCAACTCGTCATTCACGCTTAAAATTCACACGCGTTATTCTTATGCTGTTggcccaaaacacaaaatgaaaatcATGTTCAATTAATGATCAACCATTTTATCATAGAAAagtacaaattttattttttattctttatacAAAGGACTGTTTACCCaggttttttaaacaaaaatataacaGCTTCTTATTGACgtggactgaaaaaaaaagaagagataaCAATATAAAACACcaacaaatgtaaaataaatttgGAAAGACAGAAAAGCAGATCACATTGAACGAAAATAGTCATAGCAAAAAGCGTACTTAAAAACAAGAAATGGAACTTCCTCATCATTGTTTCAGGCAGTAGAGGACAGCAAGTGCTTTATACCAAATAACTCAAACTTCACTGAAAGGCATCAGTGCTGAAATACAATGTGTACTGTACAGATCTTATTGAaaagtgtttttctttgtttcacCCACCAAAGCTCCAGTTTGACTTTAGGCTGCGGCCTCATAATTAACAAATTTCCACTGATCCCTCTTTGACACTATGAACAACCCCCTAAACTTCCCACTTTGCATGGAACAAACAAGTCGAACCAGATGGAACATCGATGCTAGATTGCGAGCAGCGGCGTCCACATACAACATgtttgtcaaaacaaaaagaaaatacctGTCACACAAGACAACCTGTTACGAACATGCACTCAACAGAAGGCAGCGAGATGAAAAGACAACTCCAAACATTTGGAATGTTTACAGCATCAAATTGTGTTTGGAAATAGAAACACAGAATTCcagttttaaaaagaaaaaaaacatctcgacAAGATGAACATCTCAATGTGAAGCGATTCTGAGCATTGGCCAGTGCTCATTTGGGACTTTTGTGATGTTTCAGTGACCGATCTTAGTGTATTTTACAACACTCAACTTAAGTTGTTTTCCAGCACAACCACACAAAACTAATTCCAACATGTGCAAATGACTCGCCACGTTTGAAAAGGTTTAGCTCGTCAGCAGAGCACCATGTTGGCAAACAGCACCTCGTAAGAACGGTAATGATATTCTTTGATACAAGCGAGTCACAACTTTACTGTTGGTGTGACATACACACCTATTAGCGGTGCATAGTAATCTTCGCCACGTGGATAAATGGACTGAAGATGCGATTGCATAAGTAGCAAACACTCAAGTGCATAGTCACTGAAAACaacaaaccaagatcagaagtTGCGACTGGAAGTCTTTGGTGGAAAACTTGAAATTGTCATGCAGACTAATATGTTTTAAGAGTACATCACATTTTCATCTATTAAAAATAAGACTGTTTCCTCCAATTATTCAGTCAAGTTGTCGGAAAGCGATTGAGAAAGCCCACTTGATGTTACCAGAACAATAGTGAACCGACATTTAGTTCTCGCCTTAAGTCGGCAGGTGCAGTTTAGGTGGCTCCAATTTTGAATCTCAAGGCAACTTGCTCCTTTTCGAATTGATTAATAGCTTATATTCTTCAATGTCTATTTTAAGGGCTTAAGCTGATCAGTATACTCATTCAAGTAAAATCCTTTCTTTTAGTAACGCTCCTGCAATTAAGTCTGTGACCTATCTTGTTTGGAAACGCAAGACGAGGGAAAGAAAAGATTTTAACTCTTAAATCCCTCGTTCTTAATCAAAAAGTCACAAGTTGCTGCATCCTGTATTACATTCAGTTCTCCATTATAGTGAAAAGGTCAATTTGCAGCACAAATAATGTCATCGGCGCCTGGCAATGGAAAACAAGTGGGAGGACGGACCGATGAGGAGCAGCCTCAAGAAACCCCATTTGGCCTCCTCTGCACGCTGACCACTCCTAGTTTTCAGTCAGACAATTTACATTACAAGAGCGACAGCGAAAAGCGCTTCACTACAGGGAGTGGGAGCtcggagagatttttttttttttaagtagtcAAGCTTCTGGATGGAATCTTACAGTGAGATGGTGTTAAGTGTTTGTGAGTTCAGTTCATTGAGCAGTCCTCTCCCTCTGTGTCCGTGTCTGTGTCTGAACAGGCGGTGTCCATGGCGACATGGGCGGGGCTGACTATGACCGCTCGTCTCTGCTCTTCCTCTGCGCTCGCTCGCCTCTCCTGAGTGCGCTCGATGTGGTGGATGGCCTGAGAGGAGCAAACGATGCAGCATATTTTCAATTAGCCACAATGTAAGCTACACCACCACAATCTGATGGGATACGAGAGATGTATAAAAAACAACTGTTTTTTAAAACGGGTTTGTTATTGTGATTGTAGTTCAATCATACattttgtaatactttagttGCAGTACGATACTGCACGCCAGAAATATCAAATCCGTTTGTCGTGGACTGCAACGTAGTTATTCTTCTGCCTCAGAAGGCTGTTTTGACTGTAAAACTATGTAAAGTTAGCGCAATTTTTGGCACAATAAATTTGAGATAactcattcattaaaaaaatatgtattgaAGAAAATAACTTATTTTCGTGGTCGCTTACAATAACGATAAACATCATGGGCAGAACATTTGACTGTTTCACAAAACTTTCTCTTAGTACTTAACGTTGCACCAAAGAGGaaaaattgtcaaatattgGCCAATTTGTGTGTGGGCGAGAGAGGCTGAATGTCATTTTCTGTCTTTACTGttagtgtaaaaaaataaatctgcaaATTCCTGCCAATTTTAAAATAGCCAATATTGCCTGATTAATTGGTCACCATATTATTGAATATACACAATAGTTACATGGTGAATGACAGGAAACAGAACCATTATCTAAAAGCTTGCGTTTTGGATGACCTTTTATTGGGCACATGTGTATAATCATATGCAACGGACATACCTGCACAATGGTGTCCAGGTTTTGTCTCGACGTAGACACGGTGCTGTTGTGGAGAGATGAGCTCATGGTCACCACGGTGACATGGTGATTGGGTTGCTGGGTTAGTGTCGGCGCCGGCACAATGACTGTCGGGTGGTGGGTTGAGGCGATGGGAGTGGGAGGGGCCACCACCTGAAGAAACATACAAATCACCTTTGTTATATTGTAGACAAATAATGAGTGACTTCAAGAATGTAAACAATAATGTCTTCAGTCATGTCTGATTACTCATAATACAAACAttatttgtaatcatttgtgaTGCGTAATAaaaatcatttgtatttttcatcaCGCGAGACTCTTGAAGTACAGGTGGCCTTTACAAGTATGAATGTGGGCTTGGCCAACCTTTGGACTGTGAGGGGGTCTGTCTGCAGCTTGAACTTGTTGCAGTCGTAACAGCGTCTGGCTCTGGAGCTGCGCGTGCTCCTCCTCCACCTGTTGGGTGATCACCTTGAGACGATCCGGGTGCCCTTGGGTGTCCAGAGCGCGCACCTGCAGCCAAACACATGTGACGTAAGTAACCCGTAATCCATCAAATGTGCCTGCTCACCTTCACTCTTAATTCATTTCATATTAAAAAGACGATTATTTAAGGTAGACCATACATAGAAGCGTgcacaatgaaaacaaatgataaaaaaaatgatctAAATGGCAGCATTCTGATTCCCTATCCCAGTATTTTGTGCCCTATATGGTAAACTGACCATTATGTGGTGTTGTTCAAAAGTCTAGTGATATACCACTTCAAAATTTATAAGCGTTTGGAATAGGACCCGAAATAATCGGTTGATGCAAACGACTTCAATGATACATTCACCTGCTCCTCCAGCTGCATACGGGCGGAGCGTTCTCGGTCCAGCTGTTGGCGCAGCTCCAGCATTTCCCGCCTCAGCTCTTCCACCTTCTCTTCATCGAGAGTATCAGGAGAGCCGATGCCTTCATCCTTCTCCTCCGCTCGCCTCCGTTTGGGCGAGGAACCACTGAATTCCTGCAGTCACAATGTGGAAACAGGGTGAGACAACAGTCACACATTTTGCATTGCATGAAGGCAATGTTATTCTTTAAACAAGGCAAAAAGATTACATGTAGTATGGAAGCTGTCAGGGCACTAAAACAGCACTTGGGCATACCTGTATGAAGCGTTTGAGCTGGTTGTTCTGTGACAAGAGCTGCGTCTTTTCCTGCTCCAAGGTGAAGATGTAGTCTGCCGTCTGTTGCAAGATGGCCGCCTGCAGAGACCCAAAAGTAGGTAAAGCTCCGGCAACACTAAGTCAAACACATCAGTatgaaatccttttttttttttttccattttcaaagtGTTTCTGACAACTGATCCATCCATTCTTGAACTTGTTTTGGTCCCTATAGTGGATTTTCACTTGCTGTAGGGTGGGCATTCAATTGTATGACCACGTACCTTGCTGAGTTTCTCTCCATCTGTGTGAGGCAAGAGACTTTTAAGGGACTGGAAGCCCGCATTGATGCTTTGCATGCGTCGCCGCTCATTGCTGTTGGCGATTTCACGTCGGATTCGCCTCTCTTGGTCCTGGGCCGTCTCTGGACTGAAGGGGATGTTGGCCAGACTAAAGAACAATCACACGACAAAGGTAATCATTTATGTTTTCATATGAGATTAGTTGCTCGCCGTAGAAGATTTTTTGCTAGTAGTAGCAACATGTAAATGCTCCAAAGTGGTTACCAGTGACTCAACACTTTCACACAAAGCATCTATGCAGGAGAAAAATACAGCCACAATAAAACTTAATACAGACAGAATCTAAAAATAGGTTTGCCTAAGCTTACAAGGACTTAATCTTGACCTCTGCCCTCTGGGTCAATGAGTTTAAATTGACTATCAGAGTtgtgaacaaacaaacaacatgttaaCAAAAAACACGTTATAAACGAAATTAGAGCGCAGAGGGGACGACTAACCCGAAGAAACAAACCAGTAGAACTTGATCGGAGTTGTTTATAAAACACTCAAGGTCAGATGGCAACTTGATTGTGCGGCTTTAAAAATGATAGCATCGTTGTGGGTGGGAAAACCACACTAACATTGTGATTAGAGCCGGTAAAACCAACAGCCAAAGCAAAACAATGTGTAAAATGATTGTGAAATGCCTTTCACAGGCATCCGATCATAGGATAGATGGGGTCCCGGTGCTCCAATGTACCCTTCGAGCATGAACTGATGAAAATTGCACAAATGAGCCTTTGAAGACAACCCCAACAATAAAAATCATAAATTCAATCCCCCAAAATTTGAAATGTAAGAAAAGGAAACTTTAGGATTCATGTTTTGAACTTAAGTAGGGGTTTAAAATCATGGTCAAATCTCATCTTTGTGTCACGGGTTCCAAAAGCAGAATGTGACATACTTCATGTAATgaggtatttatttacatttttcccAGTGTTTTTCTTCTGCTGGCCGAAAATGCCGTCCCCTGCATTTGTCTGTTCAGGTGTGCCTCATGAAGTGTTTAGTGCAGCTTCTACTACAAATGATAACCTGTCCGttataatgtatttattttgtgacGACGTCACAAACAAGCTCTCGGCTAGTCAGGAGCTGCGCACCTCCAACATGGCCGCCGGAGGGCGCGTCGGCCAGCTGGTAGCAGCACAGTGAAATGTGACTCCTCTCCACTCCAGTCCACGCtgagcacagcagcagcggtGGTAGGCAGGCAAGCAGCAGAAGGCCCCCGGGCACCGAGGAGAACAATGCGTTCGACAGTTAGCGCCGAGCGAACTGCCAACGTTCACCGTCCCTCCCCAAAATAACACCGATCAAAAGCCGCGCGGGTGGCCCAGCATTCGTGCACCCCTAAAGCCGACAGATAAAGCCCAGTCTAGGCTTTTAAGCTAGAAACGAGCGCGGTTGAAAAATATTGTCACGCTGTGTTAGCCTGGCGAGTTAGCACCACAACCATGGCTACTGCTTGTGTAAAAATGTAAAAGACGCAACGCGAGCGTTTATTGTCCAAATGTCTCCACTTTAGTACAACGCAAAATGTTTGCAATACTGAACGTGACATAATATTGTGTGATGAACCGAATTTGCTTGCAAATAACGAGACTATGGTGAACACGTAAACCACCACGTGCTCGTCTGCAAATGCGATGTATCGATTTCATGTGCTTGATTTACATATTATGGGAGCGAATGCCCTCTTAACGTATCTCGTGGGTCAAAACCTGA
It encodes:
- the wdr19 gene encoding WD repeat-containing protein 19 isoform X1; amino-acid sequence: MKSIFTLIDNAWMGSKLLYKWQKSHGNYIAVAGQDSSVKIFDRHGHKWTEISLPGCCVGMDWDKDGDILAVIAAKSSSIYLWDASVNKTSKIDSGMRDHISLIVWSKTGSLLAAGTAKGNLLIYNQQTSHKIPILGKHTKKITCGCWNAQNLLALGCDDNNLSISNQEGDTIREIKLRGAPADIYFSMMKTNERTSQGENTVSVCVDKKILVLFSVTNTDDWYELAFEASYGRIVSYRWFGDGYILIGFSLGYFVVISTHVREIGQELCQARNHKDSLNSVAISSALNKAASCGDNSIKIHDLSDFKYISNVIQLEDETKGLDQLSWTDDGQLLAVSTQKGTLHVFLTKLPILGGSYGTRLAYLTSLLEVTVSNYGIPPVAIQVEVEPTFIAVGPYHVAVGMNNKAWFYAPLEQESAFTKLKEIEYFGTVANMCLNAKYAAALFDSKVQLHMIDGSEQEERKQMKLFPDDDRKGRILCHALTADFLYYGTDLGNVVCVLVEDWETVSTYSHTVAVSKVFPDVNGTRLVFIDDKKNGFLLTLSSAADLCLELPNFSPTIIGVLWDNWHADRVVFVAFDDDKVYTYAAHKTTIYGPRVVLVGSTPLLSSQKPLLLYNGVLSCQTASGKINEVALSTHSFLEHSTNTPSGSQPELGKQLTQALQLKRFYEAWDLCLTDSSEADKAEIGKACLVHMEVELAVHFYRMSGNVGMVMSLQAIQGIEDNNLLAGHLAMFLEDFCLAQDLYLASSCPIAALEMRRDLLHWDSALKLAKGLAEDQIPFLSKEYAVHLEFIGDYMNALAHYEKGMTHNNRFQEHDEVCQAGVARMSIRMGDIRRGVTQASQHPSRVLKKECAAILENMKQFSEAAQLYEKGQCYDKAASVYIRCKNWAKVGELLPNVTSSKIHLKYAKNKEADGNYKEAAQAYGSAKDWDNVTRVLLDHLKNPEGAVRIVRETQSIEGAKMVARFFLSLNDYGSAIHFLVLSQCNDEAFQLAQQHRQMEVYADIIGSDATLEDYQSIALYFEAEKNHLQAGKFFQKCGQYSRALKHFLKCPNTEDSLALDMAIETVGHAKDTSLTNLLIEYLMGESDGIPKDAKYLFRLYMALQQYREAARTAIIIAREEQNAGNYRSSHNVLFSMYTQLQAHKIKIPAEMATNLMILHSYLLGKIHIKRRDHLKGARMLIRVSKNISKFPAHVVPILTSAVIECHRAGLKNSAFGFAAMLMRPEYRNEIHQNYRKKIEAMVRRPDTSELEEETTPCPYCGFQLPQNELLCISCKNNLPYCIATGHHMLKEDWSVCPHCEFPALYSQFILLLETETVCPMCSEPLSAQQVKKIQDCSKHLQTNQVDQ
- the wdr19 gene encoding WD repeat-containing protein 19 isoform X2 → MKELPKERTLVTNTDDWYELAFEASYGRIVSYRWFGDGYILIGFSLGYFVVISTHVREIGQELCQARNHKDSLNSVAISSALNKAASCGDNSIKIHDLSDFKYISNVIQLEDETKGLDQLSWTDDGQLLAVSTQKGTLHVFLTKLPILGGSYGTRLAYLTSLLEVTVSNYGIPPVAIQVEVEPTFIAVGPYHVAVGMNNKAWFYAPLEQESAFTKLKEIEYFGTVANMCLNAKYAAALFDSKVQLHMIDGSEQEERKQMKLFPDDDRKGRILCHALTADFLYYGTDLGNVVCVLVEDWETVSTYSHTVAVSKVFPDVNGTRLVFIDDKKNGFLLTLSSAADLCLELPNFSPTIIGVLWDNWHADRVVFVAFDDDKVYTYAAHKTTIYGPRVVLVGSTPLLSSQKPLLLYNGVLSCQTASGKINEVALSTHSFLEHSTNTPSGSQPELGKQLTQALQLKRFYEAWDLCLTDSSEADKAEIGKACLVHMEVELAVHFYRMSGNVGMVMSLQAIQGIEDNNLLAGHLAMFLEDFCLAQDLYLASSCPIAALEMRRDLLHWDSALKLAKGLAEDQIPFLSKEYAVHLEFIGDYMNALAHYEKGMTHNNRFQEHDEVCQAGVARMSIRMGDIRRGVTQASQHPSRVLKKECAAILENMKQFSEAAQLYEKGQCYDKAASVYIRCKNWAKVGELLPNVTSSKIHLKYAKNKEADGNYKEAAQAYGSAKDWDNVTRVLLDHLKNPEGAVRIVRETQSIEGAKMVARFFLSLNDYGSAIHFLVLSQCNDEAFQLAQQHRQMEVYADIIGSDATLEDYQSIALYFEAEKNHLQAGKFFQKCGQYSRALKHFLKCPNTEDSLALDMAIETVGHAKDTSLTNLLIEYLMGESDGIPKDAKYLFRLYMALQQYREAARTAIIIAREEQNAGNYRSSHNVLFSMYTQLQAHKIKIPAEMATNLMILHSYLLGKIHIKRRDHLKGARMLIRVSKNISKFPAHVVPILTSAVIECHRAGLKNSAFGFAAMLMRPEYRNEIHQNYRKKIEAMVRRPDTSELEEETTPCPYCGFQLPQNELLCISCKNNLPYCIATGHHMLKEDWSVCPHCEFPALYSQFILLLETETVCPMCSEPLSAQQVKKIQDCSKHLQTNQVDQ
- the LOC133150921 gene encoding transcription factor AP-4-like, which translates into the protein MEYFMMPTEKIPTLQQFKKTEKDVIGGLCSLANIPFSPETAQDQERRIRREIANSNERRRMQSINAGFQSLKSLLPHTDGEKLSKAAILQQTADYIFTLEQEKTQLLSQNNQLKRFIQEFSGSSPKRRRAEEKDEGIGSPDTLDEEKVEELRREMLELRQQLDRERSARMQLEEQVRALDTQGHPDRLKVITQQVEEEHAQLQSQTLLRLQQVQAADRPPHSPKVVAPPTPIASTHHPTVIVPAPTLTQQPNHHVTVVTMSSSLHNSTVSTSRQNLDTIVQAIHHIERTQERRASAEEEQRRAVIVSPAHVAMDTACSDTDTDTEGEDCSMN